In Nonomuraea sp. NBC_00507, the following are encoded in one genomic region:
- the purU gene encoding formyltetrahydrofolate deformylase — MSARVNEVTSPAEYILTLSCPDRPGVVAAVSGLLARHGCNIIESQQFGDRVAQRFFMRVQFAGPLGEDELNADFAALAPDFAMEFTVRGVARKPRVLIMVSKFDHCLNDLLYRVKAKTLDIDIVAVVSNHPDLRPLTQSYGIDYHHLPIAAGTKLKQEAEVLALVEHYQVDLVVLARYMQVLSQDLCEKLAGRAINIHHSFLPSFKGAKPYHQAYDRGVKLIGATAHYVTSDLDEGPIIEQEVARVNHSHSPEDLVAIGRDVECVTLARAVKWHAEQRVLLDGHKTIVFPR; from the coding sequence CCCGACCGGCCCGGTGTGGTGGCCGCCGTCTCCGGCCTGCTGGCGCGGCACGGATGCAACATCATCGAGAGCCAGCAGTTCGGCGACAGGGTCGCGCAGCGCTTCTTCATGCGCGTGCAGTTCGCCGGGCCGCTGGGTGAGGACGAGCTCAACGCGGACTTCGCGGCGCTGGCGCCCGACTTCGCCATGGAGTTCACGGTGCGCGGCGTGGCGAGGAAGCCGCGGGTGCTGATCATGGTCAGCAAGTTCGACCACTGCCTCAACGACCTGCTCTACAGGGTCAAGGCCAAGACTCTCGACATCGACATCGTGGCCGTGGTGTCCAACCATCCCGACCTGCGGCCGCTGACGCAGTCGTACGGCATCGACTACCACCACCTGCCGATCGCCGCGGGGACCAAGCTCAAGCAGGAGGCCGAGGTGCTGGCGCTGGTCGAGCACTATCAGGTGGACCTGGTGGTGCTGGCCCGCTACATGCAGGTGCTCTCGCAGGACCTATGCGAGAAGCTGGCCGGGCGGGCGATCAACATCCATCACTCGTTCCTGCCGTCGTTCAAGGGCGCCAAGCCTTACCACCAGGCCTACGACCGCGGCGTCAAGCTGATCGGCGCCACCGCCCACTACGTGACCTCCGACCTGGACGAGGGGCCGATCATCGAGCAGGAAGTGGCCAGGGTCAACCACAGCCACTCGCCCGAGGACCTGGTGGCGATCGGGCGGGACGTGGAGTGCGTGACCCTGGCCAGGGCGGTCAAGTGGCACGCCGAGCAGCGGGTGCTGCTGGACGGCCACAAGACCATCGTCTTCCCGCGCTAG
- a CDS encoding cupin domain-containing protein: MSLLKAEALLGRTAGRMEGSFLVAEWSDPGSTPGYIAPPHRHLRDDEIWYVLEGTLRFRLGDDEVEAEAGAAVVGPAGVPHTFWNPSRSPARYLVVMSPGTVRLIEEVHSVPDRSGERLRELFERHGCEYLPDLWAERG; the protein is encoded by the coding sequence ATGAGCCTGCTCAAAGCGGAGGCGTTGCTCGGGCGGACGGCCGGGCGGATGGAGGGGTCGTTCCTGGTCGCGGAGTGGAGCGACCCCGGCTCGACCCCCGGATACATCGCCCCGCCGCACCGGCATTTACGCGATGACGAGATCTGGTACGTGCTGGAGGGCACACTGAGGTTCCGGCTGGGCGACGACGAGGTGGAGGCCGAAGCGGGAGCGGCGGTGGTGGGGCCCGCGGGGGTGCCTCACACGTTCTGGAACCCGTCGCGCTCGCCGGCCCGATACCTGGTGGTGATGTCGCCGGGGACGGTGCGGCTGATCGAGGAGGTCCACTCGGTGCCGGACCGCTCGGGGGAACGGCTGCGGGAGCTCTTCGAACGGCACGGATGCGAGTACCTGCCGGACCTGTGGGCGGAGAGGGGCTAG
- a CDS encoding VOC family protein, with translation MERTVYALARYEDCQAAIDFLTSAFGFRVHEASKNDEGKVNHAELLVGNDLIMIGEGRPGGPGIYVAVTDVDAHHDRAKAAGAAITMELVDQPYGSREYGCTDPQGNSWWFGTYRP, from the coding sequence ATGGAGCGAACCGTTTACGCACTAGCCCGTTACGAGGACTGCCAGGCCGCGATCGACTTCCTGACCAGCGCGTTCGGGTTCCGGGTGCACGAGGCGTCCAAGAACGACGAAGGCAAGGTCAACCACGCCGAGTTGCTCGTCGGCAACGACCTGATCATGATCGGCGAAGGGCGGCCCGGCGGGCCCGGCATCTACGTCGCGGTCACCGACGTCGACGCCCACCATGACCGTGCCAAGGCGGCGGGGGCCGCGATCACCATGGAGCTGGTCGACCAGCCGTACGGGTCGCGCGAGTACGGCTGCACGGACCCGCAGGGCAATTCCTGGTGGTTCGGAACGTACCGGCCATGA